From one Lotus japonicus ecotype B-129 chromosome 3, LjGifu_v1.2 genomic stretch:
- the LOC130742890 gene encoding disease resistance protein RUN1-like isoform X1 → MDCKGIQSSSSSWMIWKYDVFVSFRGEDTRNNFTDHLFGALHTKGFVIFRDDRELRKGGSISTELLQAIEGSRILIVVFSKNYASSTWCLQELAKIADNVEVSQTVLPIFYDVSPSEVRKQTGNYGKAFVEHEERFRDNLEMVQTWRDALTRVANLSGWDVSDKPQYGEIEKIIKEVTRLLDRKLSTPSDDIVGMQSRVEELEKLLVLDSNDDIRVVGICGMGGIGKSTLVATLYCRICNQFDASCFIDDISKLFGDYGPIEAQKQILSQILNGESLQLNNPAIATNLMRNRLRHKKVLIVLDNVDGVLQLDKLALKREWLGAGSRIIIISRDEHILQEYQVDKVYKVQLLNYRDALQLFCRKAFKCDDIVRDYLDLTNEALEYAKGLPLAIKVLGSLFFGRDVSEWRSSLVRLRENPEKDIMDVLRVSFDALKDTEKEIFLDISCFFHGQSREYVEHLLDIRGFYPKIGIRNLVEKSLVIILEDETITMHDLLKELGRSIVREKSPKEPRNWSRLWDYKDLHNVILQNMATENLEAIVIRRHIPEFPETTMKAGALSKMSHLKLLILQGVIFSGSLNHLSNELQHICWEKYPFWCLPPNFEPDKLVELVLHRSSIRQLLKDSKPLHHLRVMDLSYSRNLIKTPDFREVPNLESLELQECIELVHIDPSIGILTKLVNLNLSYCTNLVSIPNIIFHLSSLEYLNLSGCSKLYINQLLGKPGHAEHVKILEINESSIKKQSTSSILKIVRFPLHWFYSGRREESIGLLLPSVPHFLCLKELDLSFCNLFQVPDAIGCLHSLMWLNLNGNNFVTLPSSIKELSKLLELKLEHCKLLKYLPELPVRSKASFDHYVAGLYIFNCPNLIAIERCYNMAFSWMIQLLEVHMQSSLRHGDIHIVIPGTEIPRWFNKQSAGSSMSMDLIPHMHDENCIGIACCAALVAHVEPTNLGCTRKNHDGPTFILGEGSFCFIFEMKKGNFVYFMPMLIVKDLFTVESNHLVLLFFSREAFISRKSFTPAGTHDFDSVKLICSTHKPQGLHMEVKSCGYHWLFKEDLVKLNRKMTHSGNSSVRKHMLLTNG, encoded by the exons ATGGATTGCAAGGGAATCCAAAGCAGCTCTTCATCTTGGATGATATGGAAGTATGATGTGTTTGTGAGCTTTAGAGGCGAAGACACACGAAATAACTTCACTGATCATCTTTTTGGTGCTCTCCATACAAAAGGCTTTGTTATATTCAGGGATGATAGAGAGCTCAGAAAAGGGGGAAGTATATCCACTGAGCTTctacaagcaattgaaggaTCCCGAATTTTGATTGTGGTCTTCTCAAAAAACTATGCTTCTTCCACATGGTGCTTACAAGAACTGGCGAAGATTGCCGATAACGTTGAAGTATCGCAAACTGTTCTGCCTATTTTCTATGATGTGAGTCCATCTGAGGTGAGAAAACAAACTGGGAATTATGGAAAAGCCTTTGTGGAGCATGAAGAAAGATTCCGAGATAATTTAGAGATGGTTCAAACATGGAGGGATGCTCTAACACGAGTAGCCAATCTCTCTGGATGGGATGTAAGCGATAA GCCACAATATGGAgagattgaaaaaattattaaggAGGTAACACGCCTATTGGATCGCAAACTTTCAACTCCCTCCGATGATATAGTTGGGATGCAGTCACGAGTGGAAGAATTAGAAAAGCTTTTGGTTCTAGACTCAAATGATGATATTCGAGTTGTAGGGATTTGTGGCATGGGTGGAATAGGGAAGTCAACACTTGTTGCTACTTTATATTGCAGAATCTGTAATCAATTTGATGCATCATGTTTCATTGATGATATAAGTAAACTTTTTGGAGACTATGGTCCAATTGAGGCACAAAAGCAAATTCTTAGTCAAATTTTAAATGGGGAAAGTCTTCAGCTGAACAATCCTGCCATTGCAACTAATTTGATGCGAAATAGGTTACGCCACAAAAAGGTCCTCATAGTTCTTGATAATGTTGATGGAGTACTGCAGCTGGACAAATTGGCTCTAAAACGTGAATGGCTAGGTGCAGGAAGTAGAATCATCATAATTTCAAGGGATGAACATATCTTGCAAGAGTATCAAGTGGATAAAGTTTACAAAGTTCAACTCTTGAATTATCGAGATGCTCTACAATTGTTTTGTAGAAAAGCTTTCAAATGTGATGATATCGTAAGAGATTACCTTGACTTGACAAATGAGGCACTAGAGTATGCTAAAGGCCTCCCATTAGCAATTAAAGTATTGGGTTCATTGTTTTTCGGTCGAGATGTTTCTGAATGGAGAAGTTCATTGGTTAGGCTAAGAGAAAATCCAGAAAAAGATATTATGGATGTGCTTCGAGTTAGTTTTGATGCACTGAAGGATACAGAAAAGGAAATATTTTTAGATATTTCTTGTTTCTTTCATGGACAATCAAGGGAATATGTGGAACATCTTCTAGATATTCGTGGATTTTATCCTAAAATAGGTATAAGAAATCTCGTTGAAAAATCGCTGGTCATAATCCTTGAAGATGAGACTATTACAATGCATGACTTGTTGAAAGAGTTGGGCAGAAGTATTGTTAGAGAGAAGTCACCAAAAGAACCACGAAACTGGAGCAGGCTGTGGGACTACAAGGATCTACACAATGTTATCTTACAAAATATG GCAACTGAAAATCTTGAGGCCATAGTTATAAGAAGACATATACCAGAGTTTCCGGAAACAACCATGAAAGCAGGTGCTTTGTCAAAAATGAGTCACCTTAAGTTGCTCATTCTCCAAGGTGTCATCTTTTCAGGAAGTCTCAATCATCTTTCCAATGAATTACAACACATTTGCTGGGAAAAGTATCCTTTCTGGTGTTTGCCACCAAACTTCGAACCAGATAAACTTGTTGAATTGGTCCTGCATCGAAGTAGCATTAGACAACTATTGAAAGACTCAAAG CCTCTGCACCATTTGAGAGTGATGGATCTTTCTTACTCCAGAAATCTTATTAAAACACCGGATTTTAGGGAGGTACCAAATCTTGAGTCCCTCGAACTTCAAGAATGTATAGAACTTGTGCATATCGATCCTTCCATTGGCATTCTGACAAAGCTTGTTAATTTGAACTTGTCATATTGTACAAATCTAGTCAGTATTCCCAATATTATTTTTCATCTTAGCTCTCTTGAATATCTAAATCTTTCTGGCTGCTCAAAATTATACATTAACCAGTTGTTAGGGAAACCGGGGCATGCCGAACATGTGAAGATACTTGAAAtaaatgaaagtagtatcaaGAAACAATCAACATCCTCCATCCTGAAAATTGTTAGGTTCCCTCTCCATTGGTTTTATTCTGGAAGGCGTGAAGAATCAATTGGCTTACTGTTGCCATCTGTGCCTCATTTCCTATGTTTGAAAGAGCTTGACCTAAGTTTCTGCAATCTATTTCAAGTCCCTGATGCTATTGGCTGTTTACATTCTTTAATGTGGTTAAACTTGAATGGAAATAATTTTGTTACACTACCTTCTAGCATCAAGGAACTTTCCAAACTTCTAGAGTTGAAGTTGGAACACTGTAAGCTGCTGAAATATTTACCAGAGCTCCCTGTAAGAAGCAAAGCATCTTTCGATCACTATGTAGCAGGATTATATATCTTCAACTGCCCCAATTTGATTGCGATTGAGCGATGTTATAACATGGCTTTTTCATGGATGATACAACTCCTTGAG GTGCACATGCAATCCTCTCTTCGCCATGGTGATATTCACATTGTTATTCCTGGAACTGAAATTCCAAGGTGGTTTAATAAACAAAGTGCTGGTAGTTCAATGAGCATGGATCTTATTCCTCATATGCATGATGAAAATTGCATAGGAATTGCCTGCTGTGCAGCATTGGTGGCACATGTTGAGCCCACTAATTTGGGTTGTACAAGGAAAAATCATGATGGTCCAACTTTTATTCTTGGAGAAGGCtcattttgtttcatttttgaaatgaaaaaggGTAACTTTGTGTACTTTATGCCGATGCTTATAGTAAAAGATCTGTTCACAGTTGAATCAAATCACCTGGTGCTACTATTTTTCAGTCGGGAAGCATTCATTAGCCGTAAAAGTTTTACACCAGCAGGAACACATGATTTCGATAGTGTGAAATTGATTTGCTCAACTCACAAGCCCCAAGGTTTGCATATGGAGGTGAAAAGTTGTGGGTATCATTGGCTATTTAAGGAGGACCTGGTAAAATTAAACCGGAAAATGACGCATAGTGGGAATTCTTCAGTTAGGAAGCACATGCTTTTAACAAATGGATAG
- the LOC130742890 gene encoding disease resistance protein Roq1-like isoform X2 gives MDCKGIQSSSSSWMIWKYDVFVSFRGEDTRNNFTDHLFGALHTKGFVIFRDDRELRKGGSISTELLQAIEGSRILIVVFSKNYASSTWCLQELAKIADNVEVSQTVLPIFYDVSPSEVRKQTGNYGKAFVEHEERFRDNLEMVQTWRDALTRVANLSGWDVSDKPQYGEIEKIIKEVTRLLDRKLSTPSDDIVGMQSRVEELEKLLVLDSNDDIRVVGICGMGGIGKSTLVATLYCRICNQFDASCFIDDISKLFGDYGPIEAQKQILSQILNGESLQLNNPAIATNLMRNRLRHKKVLIVLDNVDGVLQLDKLALKREWLGAGSRIIIISRDEHILQEYQVDKVYKVQLLNYRDALQLFCRKAFKCDDIVRDYLDLTNEALEYAKGLPLAIKVLGSLFFGRDVSEWRSSLVRLRENPEKDIMDVLRVSFDALKDTEKEIFLDISCFFHGQSREYVEHLLDIRGFYPKIGIRNLVEKSLVIILEDETITMHDLLKELGRSIVREKSPKEPRNWSRLWDYKDLHNVILQNMATENLEAIVIRRHIPEFPETTMKAGALSKMSHLKLLILQGVIFSGSLNHLSNELQHICWEKYPFWCLPPNFEPDKLVELVLHRSSIRQLLKDSKPLHHLRVMDLSYSRNLIKTPDFRELLGKPGHAEHVKILEINESSIKKQSTSSILKIVRFPLHWFYSGRREESIGLLLPSVPHFLCLKELDLSFCNLFQVPDAIGCLHSLMWLNLNGNNFVTLPSSIKELSKLLELKLEHCKLLKYLPELPVRSKASFDHYVAGLYIFNCPNLIAIERCYNMAFSWMIQLLEVHMQSSLRHGDIHIVIPGTEIPRWFNKQSAGSSMSMDLIPHMHDENCIGIACCAALVAHVEPTNLGCTRKNHDGPTFILGEGSFCFIFEMKKGNFVYFMPMLIVKDLFTVESNHLVLLFFSREAFISRKSFTPAGTHDFDSVKLICSTHKPQGLHMEVKSCGYHWLFKEDLVKLNRKMTHSGNSSVRKHMLLTNG, from the exons ATGGATTGCAAGGGAATCCAAAGCAGCTCTTCATCTTGGATGATATGGAAGTATGATGTGTTTGTGAGCTTTAGAGGCGAAGACACACGAAATAACTTCACTGATCATCTTTTTGGTGCTCTCCATACAAAAGGCTTTGTTATATTCAGGGATGATAGAGAGCTCAGAAAAGGGGGAAGTATATCCACTGAGCTTctacaagcaattgaaggaTCCCGAATTTTGATTGTGGTCTTCTCAAAAAACTATGCTTCTTCCACATGGTGCTTACAAGAACTGGCGAAGATTGCCGATAACGTTGAAGTATCGCAAACTGTTCTGCCTATTTTCTATGATGTGAGTCCATCTGAGGTGAGAAAACAAACTGGGAATTATGGAAAAGCCTTTGTGGAGCATGAAGAAAGATTCCGAGATAATTTAGAGATGGTTCAAACATGGAGGGATGCTCTAACACGAGTAGCCAATCTCTCTGGATGGGATGTAAGCGATAA GCCACAATATGGAgagattgaaaaaattattaaggAGGTAACACGCCTATTGGATCGCAAACTTTCAACTCCCTCCGATGATATAGTTGGGATGCAGTCACGAGTGGAAGAATTAGAAAAGCTTTTGGTTCTAGACTCAAATGATGATATTCGAGTTGTAGGGATTTGTGGCATGGGTGGAATAGGGAAGTCAACACTTGTTGCTACTTTATATTGCAGAATCTGTAATCAATTTGATGCATCATGTTTCATTGATGATATAAGTAAACTTTTTGGAGACTATGGTCCAATTGAGGCACAAAAGCAAATTCTTAGTCAAATTTTAAATGGGGAAAGTCTTCAGCTGAACAATCCTGCCATTGCAACTAATTTGATGCGAAATAGGTTACGCCACAAAAAGGTCCTCATAGTTCTTGATAATGTTGATGGAGTACTGCAGCTGGACAAATTGGCTCTAAAACGTGAATGGCTAGGTGCAGGAAGTAGAATCATCATAATTTCAAGGGATGAACATATCTTGCAAGAGTATCAAGTGGATAAAGTTTACAAAGTTCAACTCTTGAATTATCGAGATGCTCTACAATTGTTTTGTAGAAAAGCTTTCAAATGTGATGATATCGTAAGAGATTACCTTGACTTGACAAATGAGGCACTAGAGTATGCTAAAGGCCTCCCATTAGCAATTAAAGTATTGGGTTCATTGTTTTTCGGTCGAGATGTTTCTGAATGGAGAAGTTCATTGGTTAGGCTAAGAGAAAATCCAGAAAAAGATATTATGGATGTGCTTCGAGTTAGTTTTGATGCACTGAAGGATACAGAAAAGGAAATATTTTTAGATATTTCTTGTTTCTTTCATGGACAATCAAGGGAATATGTGGAACATCTTCTAGATATTCGTGGATTTTATCCTAAAATAGGTATAAGAAATCTCGTTGAAAAATCGCTGGTCATAATCCTTGAAGATGAGACTATTACAATGCATGACTTGTTGAAAGAGTTGGGCAGAAGTATTGTTAGAGAGAAGTCACCAAAAGAACCACGAAACTGGAGCAGGCTGTGGGACTACAAGGATCTACACAATGTTATCTTACAAAATATG GCAACTGAAAATCTTGAGGCCATAGTTATAAGAAGACATATACCAGAGTTTCCGGAAACAACCATGAAAGCAGGTGCTTTGTCAAAAATGAGTCACCTTAAGTTGCTCATTCTCCAAGGTGTCATCTTTTCAGGAAGTCTCAATCATCTTTCCAATGAATTACAACACATTTGCTGGGAAAAGTATCCTTTCTGGTGTTTGCCACCAAACTTCGAACCAGATAAACTTGTTGAATTGGTCCTGCATCGAAGTAGCATTAGACAACTATTGAAAGACTCAAAG CCTCTGCACCATTTGAGAGTGATGGATCTTTCTTACTCCAGAAATCTTATTAAAACACCGGATTTTAGGGAG TTGTTAGGGAAACCGGGGCATGCCGAACATGTGAAGATACTTGAAAtaaatgaaagtagtatcaaGAAACAATCAACATCCTCCATCCTGAAAATTGTTAGGTTCCCTCTCCATTGGTTTTATTCTGGAAGGCGTGAAGAATCAATTGGCTTACTGTTGCCATCTGTGCCTCATTTCCTATGTTTGAAAGAGCTTGACCTAAGTTTCTGCAATCTATTTCAAGTCCCTGATGCTATTGGCTGTTTACATTCTTTAATGTGGTTAAACTTGAATGGAAATAATTTTGTTACACTACCTTCTAGCATCAAGGAACTTTCCAAACTTCTAGAGTTGAAGTTGGAACACTGTAAGCTGCTGAAATATTTACCAGAGCTCCCTGTAAGAAGCAAAGCATCTTTCGATCACTATGTAGCAGGATTATATATCTTCAACTGCCCCAATTTGATTGCGATTGAGCGATGTTATAACATGGCTTTTTCATGGATGATACAACTCCTTGAG GTGCACATGCAATCCTCTCTTCGCCATGGTGATATTCACATTGTTATTCCTGGAACTGAAATTCCAAGGTGGTTTAATAAACAAAGTGCTGGTAGTTCAATGAGCATGGATCTTATTCCTCATATGCATGATGAAAATTGCATAGGAATTGCCTGCTGTGCAGCATTGGTGGCACATGTTGAGCCCACTAATTTGGGTTGTACAAGGAAAAATCATGATGGTCCAACTTTTATTCTTGGAGAAGGCtcattttgtttcatttttgaaatgaaaaaggGTAACTTTGTGTACTTTATGCCGATGCTTATAGTAAAAGATCTGTTCACAGTTGAATCAAATCACCTGGTGCTACTATTTTTCAGTCGGGAAGCATTCATTAGCCGTAAAAGTTTTACACCAGCAGGAACACATGATTTCGATAGTGTGAAATTGATTTGCTCAACTCACAAGCCCCAAGGTTTGCATATGGAGGTGAAAAGTTGTGGGTATCATTGGCTATTTAAGGAGGACCTGGTAAAATTAAACCGGAAAATGACGCATAGTGGGAATTCTTCAGTTAGGAAGCACATGCTTTTAACAAATGGATAG